The following are encoded together in the Pleurocapsa sp. FMAR1 genome:
- a CDS encoding MarC family protein, translating to MEQFCGFLVQSLAALIPVVDPIGLVPIFLSLTVGTPFKLRKKYARQTAIYAVCLLIFFLLVGGNILRFFGISLEIVKIAGGIIVFKAGWQTLNSEPKLKPTAAKNSTTYEENYEDISFIPMTIPLSAGPGSIAITLGLAAEAGHSFDWQTGINLLAVGLAIIIVGALLYLCLRFSNLLLLALKETGIKALSRLLGLFILAVGVKLILNGLADWVANIVLNAAS from the coding sequence ATGGAACAATTTTGTGGCTTTTTAGTCCAGAGCTTGGCAGCATTAATTCCCGTAGTAGATCCGATTGGATTAGTACCAATTTTTTTGTCATTGACGGTTGGTACACCCTTCAAATTAAGAAAAAAGTATGCTCGTCAAACGGCTATCTATGCAGTTTGCTTATTAATCTTTTTTTTGTTAGTTGGTGGCAATATTTTACGCTTTTTTGGTATTTCCTTAGAAATAGTAAAAATTGCTGGCGGGATCATTGTATTTAAAGCTGGATGGCAAACCCTCAACTCCGAACCTAAACTTAAGCCAACAGCAGCTAAAAATTCAACAACTTATGAAGAAAACTATGAGGATATTTCATTTATCCCCATGACCATTCCCCTATCAGCAGGTCCAGGCTCAATCGCCATAACTTTGGGGTTAGCAGCCGAGGCGGGTCACAGCTTTGATTGGCAAACGGGAATTAACCTGCTAGCTGTTGGCTTGGCGATTATTATTGTTGGTGCTTTACTCTATTTGTGCTTGCGCTTTAGCAATTTGCTGCTATTAGCTCTCAAAGAGACAGGAATAAAAGCTCTAAGCCGTTTGTTGGGTTTATTTATTTTAGCAGTTGGGGTTAAGTTGATCCTCAATGGTTTAGCTGATTGGGTAGCTAATATCGTCTTGAATGCGGCTAGTTAA
- a CDS encoding alpha/beta fold hydrolase, producing the protein MKISPATAPVWINANPSFKRFDGRIVRYLSQQVPIAYWEYHQTLDEASSLDIALTLLHDYLKSKSELINLVGHGTGGLLGLLYARRYPHRVKSLTLLGVGCSPAIDWQSHYYQMRKLLPCSQEMLLARMVQMMFGHQDRTNVLNLIEILQQDLYTAPTAHSLYQMDRIKSGGVSMPMMICGSENDGIVDFSALQRWSDYLKDGDVLRISPWGHHFFHYFFPEYTGRKIIKFWQNVEWQSRISSELIGSEETGYRFVN; encoded by the coding sequence ATGAAGATATCTCCTGCAACGGCACCAGTTTGGATTAATGCTAATCCTAGTTTCAAACGTTTTGATGGTCGAATTGTCCGTTATTTATCTCAACAAGTTCCTATAGCTTACTGGGAATACCATCAGACGCTTGACGAAGCGAGTAGTTTAGATATTGCTCTAACTCTACTTCACGACTATCTTAAGTCTAAATCTGAACTAATCAATCTAGTCGGTCATGGAACAGGAGGCTTATTAGGATTACTTTACGCTCGTAGATATCCTCACCGAGTAAAATCTTTGACTTTGCTGGGAGTAGGCTGCTCTCCTGCAATTGACTGGCAATCACATTATTATCAGATGCGGAAACTGTTACCGTGCAGTCAAGAAATGCTTTTGGCACGTATGGTTCAAATGATGTTTGGTCATCAAGATCGAACAAATGTATTAAATTTAATTGAAATTCTCCAACAAGATCTATACACTGCGCCTACTGCTCACTCCCTATATCAAATGGATAGAATCAAATCTGGAGGAGTATCAATGCCCATGATGATCTGCGGTAGTGAGAATGATGGAATTGTCGATTTCTCTGCACTGCAAAGATGGTCAGATTACTTAAAAGATGGTGATGTACTGCGGATAAGTCCTTGGGGACATCACTTCTTCCATTACTTCTTTCCCGAATATACGGGCAGAAAAATAATTAAATTCTGGCAGAATGTAGAATGGCAATCGCGTATCTCTTCTGAACTGATTGGTTCAGAAGAGACTGGTTATCGGTTTGTTAATTAG
- a CDS encoding DNA starvation/stress protection protein DpsA, whose amino-acid sequence MSTTTGLLRPFGHVEDNPVLLDKSVTTPVCEGFNAVLSSFQGLYLQYQKHHFVVEGSEYYSLHEFFNESYEEVQGHVHDIGERQNGLGGIPAASFAKLAELCCFEQEEDGVFGERQMVEHDLSAEQEIIKLLRQQASQAESLGDRATRYLYEQILLKTEERAYHLQHFLVHDSLTLAFVGNSANGSN is encoded by the coding sequence ATGTCTACTACCACAGGTTTATTACGTCCGTTTGGTCACGTAGAAGACAATCCAGTATTACTAGATAAAAGCGTCACTACGCCAGTATGTGAAGGTTTTAATGCTGTGTTGTCTAGTTTCCAAGGCTTATATTTGCAATATCAAAAGCATCATTTTGTGGTAGAAGGTTCGGAATATTATTCACTACATGAGTTTTTTAACGAAAGCTATGAAGAAGTACAGGGACACGTTCATGACATTGGCGAAAGACAAAATGGTTTAGGTGGAATTCCTGCGGCTAGCTTTGCTAAATTAGCTGAACTATGTTGCTTTGAGCAAGAAGAAGACGGTGTTTTTGGCGAACGTCAGATGGTAGAACACGATCTCTCAGCAGAACAAGAAATTATCAAACTCCTACGTCAGCAAGCATCACAAGCAGAAAGTTTAGGCGATCGCGCTACTCGCTACCTGTACGAGCAGATTTTACTTAAAACTGAAGAAAGAGCTTATCATTTACAACACTTCTTAGTTCACGATAGTTTGACCCTGGCTTTTGTTGGTAATAGTGCCAATGGTTCTAATTAA
- a CDS encoding Asr1405/Asl0597 family protein, with translation MKSSPINQPIIHLVGIKNTERWSIYHRLQQLEIPCRCSTNQPLEVELDNPGAIAQLYCVVKQSTASRSELIDWLDDCWRLKSRRNFN, from the coding sequence ATGAAATCGAGTCCCATCAATCAACCAATTATTCATCTTGTCGGCATCAAGAATACGGAACGATGGAGCATATATCATCGTTTACAGCAGCTAGAAATTCCCTGTAGGTGTTCAACCAATCAACCTTTGGAAGTAGAACTCGATAATCCAGGTGCGATCGCGCAACTTTACTGCGTAGTAAAACAGTCAACGGCATCTCGTAGTGAACTAATTGATTGGCTCGATGACTGTTGGAGGCTAAAGAGCAGACGAAATTTTAATTGA
- a CDS encoding serine hydrolase — protein MNRKGKKSPLARVKASKSNLKQPEKSVKLPKQIKPKAKGVAAKNPRLRNNLEASKNKLSSNSPGKNKRFQQQKSRSPLWLAVYAVAIAVGLSTILGTTISLANSFKDSVAVNNSPTASKVSANSQNKAKLENLFAIASLGKEINPLKLKLENLVQQYPELEPEFFLVDLDTKGFVSIEGDKSISSASTIKLPIVVAFLQDVDQGKIGLDEQLTMTKDVIGDGSGNMRYEKPGSKFSALETVTKMMTISDNTATNMLIKRLGGMEALNQRFAKMKLTQTRLRNPLPDLAGTNTTSAEDLGNLLAKIDSGDLLSLRARDRLLHIMGNIVNDSLLPQGLEPEALIAHKTGDIKSVLADVGMIDMPNGKRYIASIFVKRPDNSSQALELIQEVSRQTYQYFQHP, from the coding sequence GTGAATCGCAAAGGCAAAAAGTCTCCTCTTGCCAGAGTAAAAGCCAGCAAATCTAACCTGAAACAACCAGAAAAATCAGTCAAACTTCCAAAGCAAATAAAGCCGAAAGCTAAAGGAGTTGCTGCCAAAAATCCCCGACTCAGAAATAACTTAGAAGCTTCAAAAAATAAACTTTCGTCTAATAGCCCTGGCAAAAATAAACGCTTTCAGCAGCAAAAATCGCGATCGCCTTTGTGGCTAGCTGTTTATGCAGTAGCGATCGCCGTCGGACTGAGTACAATCTTGGGAACAACTATTTCCTTAGCCAATTCTTTCAAGGATTCTGTTGCTGTCAACAACTCTCCTACCGCCAGCAAAGTATCAGCAAATTCTCAAAACAAAGCTAAGTTAGAAAATTTATTTGCGATCGCTTCTTTAGGCAAAGAAATAAATCCTCTTAAGCTCAAGCTAGAGAATTTGGTACAACAATATCCTGAGTTAGAACCTGAATTTTTTTTAGTCGATCTTGATACCAAAGGATTTGTCAGTATTGAGGGGGACAAGAGCATTTCTTCAGCCAGTACGATTAAGCTGCCCATTGTAGTTGCTTTTTTGCAAGATGTTGACCAAGGAAAAATTGGCTTAGATGAACAGTTAACCATGACCAAAGATGTAATTGGCGATGGCTCTGGGAATATGCGCTATGAAAAGCCTGGTAGTAAGTTTTCGGCTTTAGAAACTGTTACTAAGATGATGACTATTAGTGATAATACCGCCACAAATATGCTTATCAAACGTTTGGGAGGAATGGAAGCATTAAACCAGCGATTTGCCAAAATGAAATTGACCCAAACCAGATTACGTAACCCACTGCCAGATTTAGCAGGGACTAACACTACTTCAGCAGAAGACTTGGGTAATTTATTAGCCAAAATAGATAGTGGTGATTTGCTTTCATTAAGAGCGCGCGATCGCTTGTTACACATTATGGGCAACATAGTAAACGATAGTTTACTACCTCAAGGTCTAGAACCAGAAGCACTTATTGCTCACAAAACAGGAGACATTAAATCGGTATTAGCTGATGTAGGTATGATTGATATGCCCAACGGCAAACGTTATATTGCCTCTATATTCGTCAAACGACCTGATAATTCTTCTCAGGCACTAGAGTTAATTCAAGAAGTGTCTCGCCAAACTTATCAGTATTTTCAGCATCCTTAA
- a CDS encoding RNA methyltransferase, which yields MSNIRIVLVEPAGELNLGSVARIMKNMGLTKLVLVNPQCDRHSEDARRMAVHAVDILENAIVVDSLPVALTGCQRAIATTVRSRSVPIKLEPAPTVLPWLLTPNVQSALLFGAEERGLSNDELKYAQRFISIPSNPDYPSLNLAQAVAICSYELYQTWLKLSHSPEEATFADQPQAIPELTPNHAPIDVLEGYYQHLESVLLKIGYLHPHTVPVKMEKFRRLYNKANLQPEEVAMLRGILRQVRWAIKNQSE from the coding sequence TTGTCGAATATTAGAATTGTGCTGGTTGAACCTGCGGGAGAGTTAAACCTGGGTTCAGTTGCCAGAATTATGAAAAACATGGGTCTGACTAAACTGGTGTTGGTTAATCCTCAATGCGATCGCCATTCTGAAGACGCAAGAAGAATGGCGGTACACGCGGTAGATATCTTAGAAAATGCGATCGTTGTAGATAGTTTGCCCGTTGCCTTGACTGGTTGCCAAAGAGCGATCGCCACTACCGTCCGTTCCCGTAGTGTACCAATTAAGCTAGAACCTGCCCCTACAGTACTTCCTTGGCTACTGACACCTAACGTACAGTCTGCCTTACTCTTTGGTGCAGAAGAAAGAGGCTTAAGTAACGATGAACTAAAATATGCCCAAAGGTTTATTTCTATTCCGTCTAATCCTGATTATCCTTCCCTAAACTTAGCTCAAGCAGTAGCCATTTGTAGTTATGAACTGTATCAGACTTGGTTAAAGCTCAGTCATAGCCCTGAAGAAGCAACGTTTGCCGACCAACCTCAAGCTATACCCGAATTAACTCCCAACCATGCACCAATAGATGTACTAGAAGGTTATTATCAACATCTTGAATCAGTACTGTTAAAAATTGGCTACCTGCATCCCCACACCGTTCCTGTGAAAATGGAAAAATTTCGTCGTTTGTATAATAAAGCCAATTTGCAACCAGAAGAGGTAGCAATGCTTAGGGGTATTTTGCGTCAGGTTCGTTGGGCAATTAAAAATCAATCTGAATAA
- a CDS encoding 16S rRNA (uracil(1498)-N(3))-methyltransferase: protein MTYRLVVRSQQIQEHKITLDAQQQHYLLRVLRLGNGDRFIALDGAGNSWLAEITAQSAEIIEPVAIKTELSVSLTLITALPKGSGYEQVVRCCTELGVSNFMPVISDRTILKPSLNKVQRWRKIAIEAAEQSERQIVPNVFEPEKFTLAINRLSANQDKYICVARGDTPTLWNSLQARTQPEIVIATGCEGGWTEAEVEKAIAVGFQPVSLGDRILRAVTAPIVVCSLAIAVLE from the coding sequence TTGACTTATCGTTTAGTAGTTAGATCTCAACAAATACAAGAGCATAAAATAACTTTAGATGCTCAACAGCAACACTATTTATTGCGAGTATTGCGGTTAGGGAATGGCGATCGCTTTATTGCCCTCGATGGTGCTGGTAATTCTTGGTTGGCAGAAATTACGGCTCAATCAGCAGAGATTATAGAACCAGTTGCTATCAAAACAGAACTGTCTGTATCTCTAACTCTCATTACTGCTTTACCCAAAGGAAGCGGTTATGAACAGGTGGTGCGCTGCTGTACAGAATTAGGCGTAAGCAATTTTATGCCTGTAATTAGCGATCGCACTATTCTCAAACCTAGTCTCAATAAAGTTCAACGCTGGCGCAAAATTGCCATCGAAGCAGCAGAACAGTCTGAAAGACAAATTGTTCCGAATGTTTTTGAGCCTGAAAAGTTTACTTTAGCAATTAATCGCCTTTCAGCTAACCAAGACAAATATATTTGCGTGGCGCGAGGAGATACACCGACTCTCTGGAACTCTTTGCAAGCTAGAACTCAGCCAGAAATAGTTATTGCCACAGGCTGCGAAGGTGGTTGGACAGAAGCAGAGGTAGAAAAAGCGATCGCTGTTGGTTTTCAACCTGTATCTTTAGGCGATCGCATTCTCCGCGCCGTTACTGCACCTATAGTTGTCTGTTCTTTAGCTATCGCTGTTTTAGAGTAG
- a CDS encoding DUF3747 domain-containing protein, which produces MKLSKKLKLAAVFLSAIALTSPLPAALAQFTSTPIPAEQVVAVAVPAGQVGYSLTIVQQIPGKKQCFAEKGSQPTIIDPLWTTFDFTNSCLRSTDSNGYSVSLDGQDNGLDYRLDVVPKGNELQLVANSYQDRSKLVVGQTFGKPPKGEYAKIQLNPGWELTKKVYQGKVLGSFLLSGDSQAIAAAGGTIPQPSANFSDIANDIYKKEIEQAVALGFIAGYKDKTFRPTESLTREQLVSMAYGALGTVKSVQLASLPSVPTQPYADVDSSRWSAAKIQWAKENDVVKGYPDGSFKPEQPVTRAELVVVLQNLAKFANTKEGKPAELKPTQQPKAFSDTANHWASQNIQTMSAYCGVASAYQEMGNAFQPDTPAARDYAAAATLRTQECLTGGKPKGEMNMKEGMQDNMKEGEMNMQEGAQDNMKEGEMNMQEGAQDNMKEGEMNMQEGAQDNMKKEKMNMNK; this is translated from the coding sequence ATGAAATTATCAAAAAAGTTAAAGTTAGCAGCAGTTTTCTTGAGTGCGATCGCGCTAACAAGTCCTTTACCTGCTGCTTTGGCACAGTTTACTTCAACACCTATACCAGCAGAGCAAGTAGTAGCGGTGGCAGTTCCCGCAGGGCAAGTTGGCTATAGTTTAACAATAGTGCAGCAAATTCCTGGTAAAAAACAGTGTTTTGCTGAAAAAGGTTCTCAACCAACAATTATCGATCCACTCTGGACGACTTTTGACTTTACAAATAGCTGTCTTCGTTCTACAGATAGTAATGGCTATTCAGTAAGTCTAGATGGGCAGGATAATGGACTAGACTATCGGCTAGACGTTGTTCCTAAAGGGAACGAACTTCAACTAGTTGCTAACAGTTACCAAGATCGTTCTAAACTAGTGGTAGGTCAGACCTTTGGTAAACCTCCCAAGGGAGAATATGCCAAAATTCAGTTAAATCCAGGTTGGGAATTAACCAAAAAAGTATATCAAGGAAAAGTTTTAGGATCTTTTTTGCTTAGTGGCGATTCGCAGGCGATCGCAGCAGCAGGTGGTACGATTCCCCAACCCAGTGCTAACTTTAGCGATATTGCCAACGATATCTACAAAAAAGAGATTGAACAAGCTGTCGCCCTGGGATTTATAGCTGGTTACAAAGACAAAACTTTCCGTCCTACAGAATCTTTAACCAGAGAACAATTAGTGTCAATGGCTTATGGTGCATTAGGAACAGTTAAAAGCGTACAGCTTGCTTCCCTTCCTTCTGTTCCTACTCAGCCTTATGCTGATGTTGATTCTTCTCGCTGGAGTGCTGCTAAAATTCAATGGGCTAAAGAAAACGATGTTGTTAAAGGTTATCCTGATGGTTCATTTAAACCAGAACAACCTGTAACTAGAGCCGAGTTAGTTGTAGTGTTACAAAATCTAGCTAAGTTTGCTAATACCAAGGAAGGTAAACCAGCAGAATTAAAACCTACTCAGCAACCCAAGGCTTTTTCTGACACCGCCAATCATTGGGCTAGTCAAAATATTCAAACTATGTCAGCCTATTGCGGAGTAGCTTCAGCTTATCAAGAAATGGGTAATGCTTTCCAACCTGATACCCCAGCAGCCAGAGATTACGCAGCAGCAGCAACCCTCAGAACTCAAGAGTGCTTAACAGGTGGAAAACCTAAAGGAGAGATGAATATGAAAGAGGGTATGCAGGACAATATGAAAGAAGGAGAAATGAATATGCAAGAAGGTGCGCAGGACAATATGAAAGAAGGGGAAATGAATATGCAAGAAGGTGCGCAGGACAATATGAAAGAAGGGGAAATGAATATGCAAGAAGGTGCGCAGGACAATATGAAAAAAGAAAAGATGAACATGAATAAATAA
- a CDS encoding NUDIX hydrolase, producing the protein MGRFWRFFSTVLGIIFRHPVTGTTIIPVLPDGRIVLIQRSDTGQWGLPGGMIDWGEDIPHAARRELREETGLKLTKIKSLRGVYSDPQRDPRLHSISILLEVEAVGELIPEDKLEVLQVKAFTRDELPLGNLSHDHDRQLKDYFEGSVAIA; encoded by the coding sequence ATGGGTCGTTTTTGGCGATTTTTTTCGACTGTACTTGGTATTATCTTCCGCCATCCCGTTACAGGTACAACCATTATCCCCGTGTTACCTGATGGTCGTATTGTCTTGATTCAGCGTAGTGATACTGGGCAGTGGGGGTTGCCTGGAGGCATGATTGACTGGGGAGAAGATATTCCTCATGCTGCTAGGCGAGAATTAAGGGAAGAAACAGGTTTAAAATTAACCAAAATCAAAAGTTTACGAGGTGTTTACTCAGATCCTCAGCGAGATCCTCGCTTACACTCAATTTCTATTTTATTAGAAGTAGAAGCGGTGGGGGAGCTTATCCCAGAGGATAAACTAGAAGTATTGCAGGTTAAAGCATTCACCAGAGATGAATTACCTCTTGGCAATCTTAGCCACGATCACGATCGGCAGTTAAAGGACTACTTTGAAGGCTCTGTGGCGATCGCCTAA
- the argH gene encoding argininosuccinate lyase, which translates to MSKQKTWSDRFESALNPAIAIFNASIGFDIELIEYDLTGSVAHAKMLAKTKIITDSEAQQLVSGLEQIRTEYQQGNFNPGVEAEDVHFAVERRLTEIVGDVGKKLHTARSRNDQVGTDIRLYLRAEIREIQQYLRQFQAALLAHSEQHVETLIPGYTHLQRAQPISLAHHLLAYFQMTQRDWERMEDIYKRTSISPLGCGALAGTTFPIDRAYTAQLLGFDRVYENSLDGVSDRDFAIEFLCGASLIMVHLSRLSEEMILWASQEFSFITLKDTCATGSSIMPQKKNPDIPELVRGKTGRVFGHLQAMLVIMKGLPLAYNKDLQEDKEGIFDGVKTIKGCLEAMTILLEEGIEFKTARLAEAVAEDFSNATDVADYLASKDVPFREAYNLVGKVVKTSLAAGKLLKDLTLEEWQQLHPAFEADIYDAIAPKQVVSARNSYGGTGFEQVHQAIARAKSLLEIKA; encoded by the coding sequence GTGAGCAAGCAAAAGACCTGGAGCGATCGCTTTGAATCGGCATTAAATCCTGCGATCGCTATTTTTAATGCCAGCATCGGCTTTGATATTGAATTGATTGAGTACGATTTAACTGGCTCAGTTGCTCATGCTAAAATGCTTGCTAAAACAAAGATAATTACTGATAGCGAAGCACAGCAGTTAGTTTCTGGCTTAGAACAGATTCGCACTGAATACCAGCAGGGAAATTTCAATCCAGGGGTAGAAGCAGAAGATGTTCATTTTGCTGTAGAAAGGCGACTAACAGAAATTGTTGGCGACGTGGGTAAAAAGCTACATACGGCGCGATCGCGCAACGATCAGGTAGGCACAGATATTAGGCTATATTTGCGAGCCGAAATTAGAGAGATACAGCAGTATTTAAGGCAGTTTCAGGCAGCTTTATTAGCTCACAGCGAGCAGCACGTAGAAACCTTAATTCCAGGCTATACCCATTTACAAAGAGCGCAGCCGATTAGTTTGGCGCATCATCTCCTGGCATATTTTCAGATGACCCAACGAGACTGGGAGAGAATGGAAGATATTTATAAACGAACTAGTATATCTCCTCTTGGCTGTGGTGCATTAGCAGGAACAACTTTTCCCATTGACCGAGCATATACCGCCCAATTACTAGGATTCGATCGGGTCTACGAAAATAGCCTTGATGGAGTAAGCGATCGCGATTTTGCGATCGAGTTTCTCTGCGGGGCTAGTTTAATCATGGTGCATTTAAGTCGTTTAAGTGAAGAGATGATTCTTTGGGCATCTCAAGAATTTAGCTTTATCACTCTCAAAGATACTTGCGCTACGGGATCGAGCATCATGCCTCAGAAGAAAAATCCTGATATACCTGAGCTTGTACGGGGCAAAACAGGCAGGGTTTTTGGACATCTCCAGGCAATGCTGGTAATTATGAAAGGTTTACCTTTGGCTTATAACAAAGATTTACAAGAAGACAAAGAAGGAATTTTTGACGGGGTTAAAACCATCAAGGGTTGTTTAGAGGCGATGACTATTTTGTTAGAAGAGGGAATCGAATTTAAAACAGCCAGACTAGCAGAGGCCGTCGCTGAAGATTTTTCTAACGCTACTGATGTTGCCGATTATTTAGCATCTAAGGACGTTCCCTTTCGCGAAGCTTATAATTTGGTAGGGAAAGTGGTAAAAACCAGCCTAGCTGCTGGAAAACTGCTAAAAGATCTAACATTAGAAGAATGGCAACAACTGCATCCCGCTTTTGAAGCCGATATCTACGATGCGATCGCTCCTAAACAGGTAGTTTCTGCCCGTAATAGCTATGGTGGTACTGGTTTTGAGCAGGTTCATCAGGCGATCGCTAGAGCTAAATCTTTACTAGAAATTAAGGCTTAA
- a CDS encoding DUF4327 family protein, with protein sequence MYITTASPSSSIRYSIETLKDEARQLIETGVVNRQQSIYTLCKYIPAREWGELECELERYDYLLRDSIGDLVSYDNWESD encoded by the coding sequence ATGTATATTACTACTGCATCCCCCTCTTCTTCTATTAGATATTCTATTGAAACCTTGAAAGATGAAGCGCGTCAGTTAATCGAAACAGGGGTAGTAAATCGTCAGCAATCTATCTACACTCTTTGCAAATACATTCCTGCCCGCGAATGGGGAGAATTAGAATGTGAATTAGAAAGATATGACTATTTATTGCGTGATTCTATTGGTGATTTGGTTTCCTATGACAATTGGGAAAGCGACTAA
- a CDS encoding glycoside hydrolase family 3 N-terminal domain-containing protein — MKKDLSLKEQIAQMIVVRASGYLFDHQIRYPAWEASNAQLQQWLEEFNLGGVILLGGSSVELQKRSQQLQDWANIPLLIAADIEEGIGQRFPGGTWFPPPMALSAIYEQDPLQAQQYANQMGKITAQEALAVGINWLLAPVVDVNNNPDNPVINIRAFGDRPEVVSVLTNAFIKGAKSTAILTTAKHFPGHGDTSTDSHLDLPSLDHSEKRLEAVELPPFQSAIAAGVDSMMTAHLLIPAWDKQKPVTLSPEIITNKLRKQLGFTGLVVTDALIMGGITKYASPEEVAVMAVEAGNDILLMPDDPEVAIASIYDAVKSGRINEQRINQSWARIWSAKQKVIQSKAEALKLSSNAARAIVDSILQESLQARNIPLIVEDQQIHRNLIVVDDVLNTPFLDIHTPAIAIPQQLNYQRQVVDHNTLNCILSDRRPTLLQVFIRGNPFRGNAGLTAKAKQIYQQLIESDLVKGIIIYGSPYVFDWFNLINSDLPLVFSYGQMEQAQAIALKTLYSLDSKALPSDFQKNFGF, encoded by the coding sequence GTGAAAAAAGATTTATCTCTCAAAGAGCAAATTGCTCAAATGATCGTTGTTCGCGCTTCTGGTTATTTATTTGACCATCAGATTCGCTATCCCGCTTGGGAAGCTTCTAATGCTCAGTTACAACAGTGGCTAGAAGAGTTTAACTTAGGTGGAGTTATTCTTTTGGGAGGTAGCAGCGTTGAACTGCAAAAGCGATCGCAACAGCTACAGGATTGGGCAAATATTCCCTTATTAATCGCAGCAGACATAGAAGAAGGTATCGGACAGCGTTTTCCTGGGGGTACTTGGTTTCCGCCACCAATGGCTTTGAGCGCGATCTATGAGCAAGATCCTTTGCAAGCACAGCAGTATGCTAACCAGATGGGAAAAATTACGGCGCAAGAGGCTTTAGCCGTAGGCATAAATTGGCTACTTGCACCTGTAGTAGATGTAAATAATAATCCTGATAATCCTGTAATTAATATTCGGGCTTTTGGCGATCGCCCTGAAGTGGTCAGCGTCTTAACTAATGCTTTTATAAAAGGTGCAAAATCGACTGCTATTTTAACTACTGCCAAGCACTTCCCAGGACACGGAGACACTTCTACCGATTCTCATTTAGACTTACCTTCTCTGGATCATTCCGAAAAGAGGTTAGAAGCTGTTGAACTACCCCCCTTTCAAAGCGCGATCGCAGCAGGAGTAGATAGCATGATGACGGCGCATCTTCTAATTCCAGCCTGGGATAAGCAAAAACCTGTTACGCTTTCGCCTGAAATCATTACCAATAAATTAAGAAAACAGTTGGGTTTTACTGGTTTAGTAGTTACGGATGCTCTAATTATGGGAGGAATAACTAAGTATGCGTCTCCCGAAGAGGTTGCTGTCATGGCAGTAGAAGCAGGAAATGATATTTTATTAATGCCTGATGATCCTGAAGTAGCGATCGCCTCGATCTACGATGCAGTTAAATCAGGACGCATCAATGAACAAAGAATTAATCAGTCTTGGGCGCGTATTTGGTCAGCCAAGCAAAAGGTAATTCAATCTAAGGCTGAAGCCTTAAAGTTATCTAGTAATGCAGCTAGAGCAATAGTTGATTCAATCTTGCAAGAGTCTTTACAAGCCAGAAATATTCCTCTAATAGTTGAAGATCAGCAAATTCACCGCAATCTCATTGTGGTTGATGATGTATTAAATACCCCATTCTTAGATATTCATACTCCTGCTATTGCTATTCCTCAGCAGCTTAACTATCAAAGACAGGTAGTAGATCACAATACTTTAAACTGCATCCTCTCAGATCGGCGACCTACTCTTTTACAAGTATTTATTCGAGGAAATCCTTTTCGAGGTAATGCTGGCTTGACCGCCAAGGCTAAACAAATTTATCAACAACTAATTGAAAGCGATTTAGTAAAGGGGATAATTATTTATGGCAGTCCTTACGTATTTGATTGGTTTAATTTAATCAATTCAGATTTGCCTTTAGTATTTAGTTATGGGCAGATGGAACAAGCTCAGGCGATCGCTTTAAAGACTTTATATAGTCTTGATTCTAAAGCTTTGCCATCTGACTTTCAAAAGAACTTTGGATTTTGA
- the rbfA gene encoding 30S ribosome-binding factor RbfA has translation MANSRRVARVAALIKREVSQMLLSEIKDDRVGAGMVSVTDVDISGDLQHAKIFVSIYGTEEAKEETMAGLESAVNYVRRELGSRMQLRRTPTVKFLEDRSLERGDNMVDLLNKISQERQENPETVE, from the coding sequence ATGGCTAATAGTCGTCGCGTAGCTCGCGTAGCTGCTTTAATTAAGCGGGAAGTCAGTCAAATGCTACTCAGCGAAATCAAAGACGATCGCGTTGGTGCAGGCATGGTAAGCGTTACTGACGTTGATATATCAGGAGATTTGCAACACGCTAAAATTTTTGTCAGCATCTATGGCACAGAAGAAGCTAAAGAAGAAACAATGGCTGGTTTAGAATCGGCGGTTAATTATGTCCGTAGAGAATTGGGTAGTCGAATGCAGTTAAGACGCACGCCTACGGTAAAGTTTCTTGAAGATCGCTCCCTGGAAAGAGGAGACAATATGGTAGATCTACTGAATAAAATTAGTCAAGAGCGACAAGAAAACCCAGAGACAGTAGAGTAA